In one window of Aphidius gifuensis isolate YNYX2018 linkage group LG4, ASM1490517v1, whole genome shotgun sequence DNA:
- the LOC122853931 gene encoding toll-like receptor 3 → MGGLNILNYVLVMDTSKDSTSIIKSHSKYFCNNESPYYDPRICELLCNNNDEQFEINVSNRALNILPRDLFSGFEYLFGLYIESIKLTNLESCIFSGLLNLHTLEISKNKLTTLPKDVFNGLSSLSDLNLESNELIDLEPGIFSGLSNLRTLNISKNKLTMLSKDLFNDLDDLEVLYLDSNQLVDLEPEIFSGLSHLCTLSIRKNKLTTLSKDLFNDLNLQDLDLDSNQLVYLEPGTFDDLPSLMDLCIANNNLTTLSDNIFGDPYEFNHLDLSSNQLHNLEPGCFNSLIELGELDISNNSLTTLSEDIFKDLGKLNKLHLNSNQLRNLESSWFNGLSRLREMNISKNYLTTLSKNVFSDCSYLSKLKLQFNRLNNLEPGCFNGLPELNELNISNNSLTTLSQGIFNGFEELYILNLNSNKLNNLESGVFSNLPDLDVLDLSNNDLITLSKNVFNGLVNLNYLNLQSNGLNNLESANFNGIPRLHKLDVSNNNLTTLVKDTFNGIDSLHELKLNSNKLSNLESGCFNNLLELQILDISGNNLTLSKDIFSCLPTLRHLDLKSNGLQNLEPGIFNNLLDLEELYIGGNKLITLPNDIFRGLEKLRILDLNSNRLQNLESGTFNDLLELEELYINENELVFLPNDIFQSLQNLLCLLLDSNQLVDLETDIFNGLTKLEELDISGNQLTTLPKYIFKGLENLYHLNLNSNKLQNLESGTFNDLLELDELHMSKNKLITLPIDIFKDLKNLCYLDLNLNGLQKLESGIFNDLLELDELHMSKNEIINLPNDIFNGRLQSVLYLD, encoded by the exons ATCCAAGAATTTGTGAGTTGCtgtgtaataataatgatgaacaatttgaaataaatgtcAGTAATAGAGCATTAAATATTCTCCCAAGAGATTTATTCAGTGGCTTTGAATATCTTTTTGGTCTATATATAGAATCAATTAAACTGACTAATCTAGAGTCATGTATTTTCTCTGGTTTATTAAATCTTCACACACTTGAAATTAGCAAAAATAAACTGACAACTTTACCAAAAGATGTATTCAATGGTCTCTCAAGTTTAAGTGATCTAAATTTAGAGTCCAATGAGCTAATTGACCTTGAGCCGGGTATTTTCTCTGGTTTATCAAACCTTCGCACACTTAATATCAGCAAAAATAAACTGACAATGTTATCAAAAGATCTATTCAATGATCTCGATGATCTAGAGGTTTTGTATTTAGACTCAAACCAACTAGTTGACCTTGAACCAGAGATTTTCTCTGGTTTATCACACCTTTGCACACTTAgtatcagaaaaaataaactgacAACGTTATCAAAAGATCTATTCAATGATCTTAATCTACAAGATTTGGATTTAGACTCAAACCAACTAGTTTACCTTGAACCAGGTACGTTCGATGATTTACCAAGTCTAATGGATCTTTGTATCGCCAATAACAATCTCACAACTTTATCAGATAATATATTTGGTGATCCATACGAATTTAATCATCTAGATTTAAGTTCGAATCAATTACATAATCTTGAACCAG GTTGTTTCAATAGTTTGATAGAACTTGGCGAGCTTGACATCAGCAACAACAGTCTGACCACATTGTCCgaagatatatttaaagatCTTGGAAAActcaataaattacatttaaattcaaatcaaCTACGTAATCTTGAGTCAAGTTGGTTCAATGGTTTATCACGACTTAGAGAAATGAATATCAGCAAAAACTATCTGAcaactttatcaaaaaatgtttTCAGTGATTGTAGTTATCTTAGCAAGCTGAAACTACAATTTAATCGTTTAAATAATCTTGAGCCAGGTTGTTTCAATGGTTTACCAGAACTTAACGAGCTTAATATCAGCAACAACAGTCTGACCACATTGTCTCAAGGTATATTTAATGGTTTTGAAGaactttatatattaaatttaaattcaaataaactaAACAATCTTGAGTCAGGTGTTTTTAGTAATTTGCCAGACCTTGATGTGCTTGATTTAAGCAATAACGATTTGataacattatcaaaaaatgtatTCAATGGTCTTGTAAATcttaattatctaaatttacaATCGAATGGACTAAATAATCTTGAGTCAGCTAATTTTAATGGTATACCAAGACTTCATAAACTTGATGTCTCTAATAATAATCTCACAACTTTAGTGAAAGATACATTCAATGGCATAGATAGTCTACATGAACTGAAATTAAATTCGAATAAACTGAGCAATCTTGAGTCaggttgttttaataatttattagaacTTCAAATACTTGATATCAGTGGAAATAATTTGACAttatcaaaagatatattCAGTTGTCTACCAACACTTCGTCATCTAGATTTGAAATCGAATGGACTACAAAACCTTGAACcaggtatttttaataatttgttggaCCTTGAAGAACTTTATATCGGTGGAAACAAATTGATTACTTTACCAAACGATATATTCAGAGGTTTAGAAAAGCTTCGTATCCtagatttaaattcaaatagaCTACAAAACCTTGAGTCAGGtacttttaatgatttattagaaCTTGAAGAACtttatatcaatgaaaatgaaCTGGTCTTTTTACCAAACGATATATTTCAAAGTCTGCAAAATCTGTTATGTCTACTTCTGGATTCCAATCAACTAGTAGATCTTGAGACAGATATTTTCAACGGTTTAACAAAACTTGAGGAACTTGATATCAGTGGAAATCAATTGACAACTTtaccaaaatatatatttaaaggtCTAGAAAACCTTTATCACCTAAATTTGAATTCAAATAAACTACAAAACCTTGAGTCAGGtacttttaatgatttattagaaCTTGATGAACTTCATATGagcaaaaacaaattgattacTTTACCAATCGATATATTCAAAGATCTAAAAAACCTCTGTTACCtagatttaaatttgaatggaCTACAAAAACTTGAATCAGGTATTTTTAATGATCTATTAGAACTTGATGAACTTCATATGAGCAAAAACGAAATCATCAATTTACCAAACGATATATTTAATGGTCGTCTACAATCTGTATTGTATCTCGATTAA
- the LOC122855161 gene encoding V-type proton ATPase subunit G, translated as MASQTQGIQQLLAAEKKAADKVSEARRRKTRRLKQAKEEAQDEIEKYRQEREKQFKEFESKHMGSKEDVAMRIDADTKIKIEEMNKGVCVNKAAVIQEILGLVYNINPELHANYRVAA; from the exons ATGGCCAGCCAAACACAAGGTATTCAACAACTTTTGGCAGCTGAAAAGAAAGCTGCTGACAAAGTTTCAGAAGCTAGAAGAC GCAAAACTCGTAGATTGAAGCAGGCCAAGGAAGAAGCCCAAGATGAGATTGAAAAATATCGTCaagaaagagaaaaacaatttaaagagTTTGAATCaaag cATATGGGTTCAAAAGAAGATGTTGCAATGCGTATTGATGCTGACACCAAGATTAAAATTGAAGAGATGAACAAAGGTGTCTGTGTAAACAAAGCAGCA gTCATTCAAGAAATTTTGGGTCTTGTGTATAACATAAATCCTGAATTACACGCCAACTACCGCGTTGCAGCTTGA
- the LOC122855160 gene encoding protein LTV1 homolog produces the protein MGKKTKKFIDKKNSITYDIVHRSQKDPLAADVEAPQRVLLPREELINHGIYYDDGYDYSKHLKDTKDLGSDWERIEKKSNLPSSVFASIAEEEVGLLNKAAPISGPRPDLDHEIVAAMDDDFDHDDPENELEDDFITLANAQGSDTESCDDDSGSDVSSGDFGLSDEERDELGSLHGHGFDKEETKSRFTDYSMSSSVISRNDGLTQLDRKFDKMYADYDEIEQGPLDENEIEGFISADDARVLQCVDEFEKKQTEAIDNIAELMKDRLKFLNHTNDSSNDDEDEDLHRIAVEPRGRDKWDCETILSTYSNIYNHPKLLKEPTKHIEQIRIDPRTGIPVNVLDGRPGKLTARGLAQLNLEYDQARGRNTSQSIAETMRSTLSILSIRPKNETPEDRKERKQALKDYRKQRRIERKANSEAFKEEKKRQEKVNINKRRNLQCRRVL, from the exons ATG ggtaaaaaaacaaagaagtttattgataaaaaaaattcaataacatATGATATTGTTCATCGATCTCAAAAAGATCCTCTTGCTGCTGATGTAGAAGCACCTCAACGTGTTTTATTACCACGTGaagaattgataaatcatgGTATATACTATGATGATGGTTATGATTATTCAAAACATTTAAAAGATACAAAAGATCTTGGAAGTGATTGggaaagaattgaaaaaaaaagtaatttaccATCATCGGTATTTGCATCAATTGCTGAAGAAGAAGTTGGACTTCTTAATAAAGCAGCACCAATATCTGGACCACGACCAGATTTAGATCATGAAATTGTTGCTGCTATGGATGATGATTTTGATCATGATGATCCTGAGAATGAACTTGAAGATGATTTTATAACACTTGCTAATGCTCAGGGATCAGACACAGAGTCATGTGATGATGACTCAGGTTCTGATGTATCATCAGGTGATTTTGGATTATCTGATGAAGAAAGAGATGAACTTGGTAGTTTACATGGTCATGGATTTGATAAAGAAGAAACAAAGTCAAGATTTACTGATTATTCCATGAGCAGTAGTGTCATCAGTAGAAATGATGGATTGACACAACTTGATAGAAAATTTGATAAG ATGTATGCTGATTATGATGAAATTGAACAAGGACcacttgatgaaaatgaaattgaagGATTTATTAGTGCTGATGATGCTCGTGTACTTCAGTGTGTTGATGAATTTGAAAAGAAACAAACAGAAGCA ATTGACAATATTGCAGAGTTAATGAAAGatcgtttaaaatttttaaatcatacaaatgattcaagtaatgatgatgaagatgaagatttaCATCGTATAGCTGTTGAACCACGTGGAAGAGATAAATGGGATTGTGAAACTATATTATCAACTTatagtaatatttataatcatcCAAAATTGCTTAAAGAACCAACAAAACATATTGAACAAATAAGAATTGATCCAAGAACAGGTATACCAGTAAATGTACTTGATGGTAGACCTGGTAAATTAACAGCAAGAGGTCTTGCACAATTAAATCTTGAGTATGATCAAGCTAGAGGTAGAAATACAAGTCAATCAATTGCTGAAACAATGAGATCAACATTAAGTATATTAAGTATACGACCAAAAAATGAAACACCTGAAGATCGTAAAGAACGTAAACAAGCTCTTAAAGATTACAGAAAg caaagAAGAATTGAACGTAAAGCCAACAGTGAGGCatttaaagaagaaaaaaagagacaagaaaaagttaatattaataagaGAAGAAATCTACAATGTAGACGTGTATTGTAA
- the LOC122855162 gene encoding insulin-like growth factor-binding protein complex acid labile subunit produces MDTSEVSTSIIKSHSKYFCNKESPYYDAKICELLCNNAKKYEINMSNKALTILPRDLFSGLENLHDSEVKLRLDHNQLNNLESSLFNGLLQLQELDLSHNNLTTLPKDIFDGLEYLQSLHIESNQLNDLEPGVFSGLLDLYILDISNNKLTTLSKDIFDGIQSIGDVNLKSNQLTYLEPGIFDNLLGLRRLNISNNNLTTLTKEIFGYPREFWYLDLNSNQLHNLEPGCFSGLSRLEEINISQNNLTTLSKNIFSDCVGLIKLEIQFNQLKYLEPGCFNGLSQLEELNITNNSLTTLSEGIFNGFKKLYELNLNSNKLNNLESGCFNGLSRFIGINISQNNLATLSKNIFSDCINLSTLEIQFNHLKNLEPGCFNGLSKLNELNISNNSLTTLSEGIFNGFEELHILNLNSNKLNNLEPGVFGNLSDLDVLDLGNNDLITLSKNVFNGLVNLNHLNLQSNGLNNLEPANFNGIPKLHKLDVSNNNLTTLVKDTFNGIESLHELKLNSNKLSNLESGCFNNLSKLQTLDISENNLTLLKDIFECLPTLRHLDLKSNGLQNLESGTFNNLLELEELYMNENELITLPNDIFRGLQKLRILDLNSNRLQNLDSGIFNDLLELEELYMNENELITLPNDIFRGLQKLRILDLNSNRLQNLDSGIFNDLLELEELYMSENELVFLPNDIFQSLQNLLCLHLDSNQLIDLETDIFNGLTKLEELDISGNQLTTLPKYIFKGLENLYHLNLNSNKLQNLESGTFNDLLELGELHMSKNEIINLPNDIFNDRLQSVLYLD; encoded by the coding sequence ATGGATACAAGTGAAGTTTCAACTTCAATTATCAAAAGTCATAGTAAGTACTTTTGTAACAAAGAGTCACCTTATTATGATGCAAAAATTTGTGAGTTGCTGTGtaataatgctaaaaaatatgaaataaatatgagtAATAAAGCATTAACTATTCTCCCACGAGATTTATTCAGTGGTCTCGAGAATCTTCATGATTCTGAAGTTAAACTGAGATTAGATCACAACCAACTGAACAATCTTGAGTCTAGTTTATTTAATGGTTTACTACAACTTCAAGAACTCGATCTCAGCCATAACAATTTGACAACACTACCAAAAGATATATTTGATGGTCTTGAATATCTTCAGAGTTTACATATAGAATCAAACCAACTGAATGATCTAGAGCCAGGTGTTTTCTCTGGTTTATTAGACCTTTACATACTCGATATCAGCAACAACAAACTGACAActttatcaaaagatatattCGATGGTATTCAAAGTATAGGTGATGTCAATTTAAAGTCGAACCAACTAACTTATCTTGAGCCGGGTATTTTCGATAATTTACTGGGTCTTAGAAGACTTAATATCAGCAATAACAATCTCACAActttaacaaaagaaatatttgGTTATCCCCGAGAATTTTGGTATCTAGATTTGAATTCAAATCAACTACATAATCTTGAGCCAGGTTGTTTCAGTGGTTTATCACGACTTGAGGAAATTAATATCAGCCAAAACAATCTGACAACTTTATCGAAAAATATCTTCAGTGATTGTGTTGGTCTTATCAAGTTGGAGATACAATTTAACCAATTGAAATATCTTGAGCCAGGTTGTTTCAATGGTTTATCACAACTGGAAGAGCTTAATATCACCAACAACAGTCTGACAACATTGTCCGAAGGTATATTTAatggttttaaaaaactttatgaattaaatttaaattcaaacaaactgAACAATCTTGAGTCAGGTTGTTTCAATGGTTTATCACGATTTATAGGAATTAATATCAGCCAAAACAATCTGGCAACTTTATCGAAAAATATCTTCAGTGATTGTATTAATCTTTCCACATtagaaatacaatttaatcatttaaaaaatcttgagCCAGGTTGTTTCAATGGCTTATCAAAACTTAACGAGCTTAATATCAGCAACAACAGTCTAACCACATTGTCTGAAGGTATATTTAATGGTTTTGAAGAActtcatatattaaatttgaattcaaaCAAACTAAACAATCTTGAGCCAGGTGTTTTTGGTAATTTGTCAGACCTTGATGTGCTTGATTTAGGCAATAACGACTTGataacattatcaaaaaatgtatTCAATGGTCTTGTAAATCTTAATCATCTAAATTTACAATCGAATGGATTAAATAATCTTGAGCCAGCTAATTTTAATGGTATACCAAAACTTCATAAACTTGATGTCTCTAATAATAATCTCACAACTTTAGTGAAAGATACATTCAATGGCATAGAAAGTCTACATGAactgaaattaaattcaaataaactgAGCAATCTGGAGTCAGGttgttttaacaatttatcaaaacttCAGACACTCGATAtcagtgaaaataatttgacattattaaaagatatatTCGAGTGTTTACCAACACTTCGTCATCTAGATTTGAAATCGAATGGATTACAAAACCTTGAATCAGGTACTTTCAATAATTTGTTAGAGCTTGAAGAACTTTATATGAACGAAAATGAATTAATCACTTTACCAAACGATATATTCAGAGGTTTACAAAAGCTTCGTATCCtagatttaaattcaaatagaCTACAAAACCTTGATTCaggtatttttaatgatttattagaaCTTGAAGAACTTTATATGAACGAAAATGAATTAATCACTTTACCAAACGATATATTTAGAGGTTTACAAAAGCTTCGTATCCtagatttaaattcaaatagaCTACAAAACCTTGATTCaggtatttttaatgatttattagaaCTTGAAGAACTTTATATGAGTGAAAATGAACTGGTCTTTTTACCAAATGATATATTTCAAAGTCTGCAAAATCTGTTATGTCTACATCTGGATTCCAATCAACTAATAGATCTTGAGACAGATATTTTCAACGGTTTAACAAAACTTGAGGAACTTGATATCAGTGGAAATCAATTGACAACTTtaccaaaatatatatttaaaggtCTAGAAAACCTTTATCacctaaatttaaattcaaataaactaCAAAACCTTGAGTCAGGtacttttaatgatttattagaaCTTGGTGAACTTCATATGAGCAAAAACGAAATCATCAATTTACCAAacgatatatttaatgatcgTCTACAATCTGTTTTATATCTCGATTAA
- the LOC122853930 gene encoding speckle-type POZ protein-like: MSEIVRTIEDYLKGEETCTFKYEWTIKNFNQSTIRETMTSPSFSSHYSDFDDEWIMKMYPRKATDLNDDSESDTHSLSSKFYDLSLDLELQSFQAFNDPLQLQVIFVISINNKLGAAIVKSLDTLLETISYPISSSELLKVSNEYDEFKINCTIQMSKKITNNSAVFSKFNATPQLSLDCKKLLLNKKSADVTIEVGQKSFRAIKGILGSPNIDKMPMELLAVAEKYQVDHLKNICEGDICETINFDNVASILVFSDRYNLEKLNKKCLEFMKKNLRAVMSNEKFQVKKKKYPELFVGVLEHLLLS; this comes from the exons atgtCAGAAATTGTTAGAACTATCGAAGACTATTTAAAGGGTGAAGAAACTTGTACATTTAAATATGAGTGGACAATTAAAAACTTCAATCAGTCGACCATAAGAGAAACAATGACATCACCAAGTTTTTCATCTCATTATTCTGATTTTGACGATGAATGGATTATGAAAATGTATCCAAGAAAAGCAACCGATTTAAATGACGATTCTGAATCTGATACTCACTCTCTTAGttctaaattttatgatttgtCGCTGGATCTAGAACTTCAATCATTCCAAGCATTCAATGATCCTCTACAATTACAAGTTATTTTTGTGatatcaattaataacaaaCTAGGAGCAGCTATTGTAAAAAGTCTCGATACTCTTCTAGAAACAATTAGCTACCCAATTTCAAGTTCAGAGTTGTTGAAAGTATCGAATGaatatgatgaatttaaaattaattgtacaaTACAAAtgtctaaaaaaataacaaataattctgctgtattttcaaaatttaatgcaACACCACAACTGAGCTTAGACTGCAAAAaacttttgttaaataaaaaatcagctGATGTTACTATTGAAGTGGGTCAAAAATCATTTCGTGCAATCAAAGGAATTCTTGGA TCACCGAATATTGACAAAATGCCAATGGAACTACTTGCTGTTGCTGAAAAATATCAGGTTGATCaccttaaaaatatttgtgaaggAGACATATGCGAAACGATAAACTTTGATAATGTTGCAAGTATACTTGTTTTTTCTGACAGATATAATCTTGAGAAactcaataaaaaatgtttagaatttatgaaaaaaaatttacgagcTGTCatgtcaaatgaaaaatttcaagttaaaaaaaaaaaatatcctgaaCTTTTTGTAGGTGTTCTTGAGCACTTGCTGttgtcataa